GATGCCGGTTTAAGCCTGAATTAATTTTTAACGGTTTCTGCGTCCAAAACGATAGTAATATGGTTGGAACGTTTGCGAATTCGGTGTGCACGACCATGCGGAGCCGGTCGAAATCTTTTTATCATTCGGCCACTGTCAACCATAATTCGTTTTACATACAGCGAGCCTTCCTCAAGGCCTGCGTCGGAATTGTTTTGTCGGTTAGCAATTGCCGATAG
This is a stretch of genomic DNA from Sphingobacteriales bacterium. It encodes these proteins:
- the rplV gene encoding 50S ribosomal protein L22 produces the protein METNASLKNYPTSPRKMRLLADVIRGKKVEDALKLLKFSKQVASKPLTQLLLSAIANRQNNSDAGLEEGSLYVKRIMVDSGRMIKRFRPAPHGRAHRIRKRSNHITIVLDAETVKN